One window of Papaver somniferum cultivar HN1 chromosome 9, ASM357369v1, whole genome shotgun sequence genomic DNA carries:
- the LOC113309765 gene encoding uncharacterized protein LOC113309765 codes for MAARPRVTRSGRLNPDSKTWQVIDVPFNGDVVNQSLQTPNPYVVNQFFQTPANPPQMTPTRNSKKEKEAQEFPMCDIATMMVKRAKWIARGLQRNIEEVLYSDCDQQKTLLLGLQES; via the exons ATGGCAGCAAGACCAAGAGTGACAAGATCCGGACGATTGAACCCTGATTCTAAAACATGGCAAGTTATTGATGTTCCTTTTAATGGAGATGTAGTGAACCAATCTCTCCAAACACCAAATCCCTATGTGGTGAACCAATTTTTTCAAACACCTGCAAATCCTCCACAAATGACTCCTACAag GAActctaaaaaggaaaaagaagcccAGGAATTTCCAATGTGTGACATTGCTACGATGATGGTTAAGCGAGCTAAGTGGATAGCCAGGGGACTGCAACGTAACATTGAGGAGGTCTTATATTCGGATTGCGACCAACAAAAAACACTGCTTCTCGGGCTTCAGGAGTCATAA